A single region of the Raphanus sativus cultivar WK10039 unplaced genomic scaffold, ASM80110v3 Scaffold0234, whole genome shotgun sequence genome encodes:
- the LOC108836094 gene encoding S-locus-specific glycoprotein S13-like, with protein MNTYQRSYTFSFLLVFVVLILFHPALSTHVNTLSSSESLTISSKRVLISPGGVFELGFFKPSGRSRWYLGIRYRKVSKTTYAWVANRDNPLSNSIGTLKISSNNLVLLGQSNNTVWSTNLTSGNYVRSPVEAELLPNGNFVMRYKESSSGFLWQSFDFPTDTLLPEMKLGYDLKTRRNRFLTSWRSSDDPSSGDTMYKLNIRRGLPEFILMHGRLKSQRSGPWNGIGFSGIPEVQGLNYMVHNYTENSEEIAYSFHMTNQSIYSRLTVNASTLNRFTWIPPSWAWSTLWATPTDKCDIVEICGPYAYCYRSPYPTCNCIKGFVPKNQGNWKFGDGSDGCVRSMRLNCSGDGFLRLNNMKLPDTVTATVDRRIDVEKCEERCLSDCNCTSFATADVRAGGVGCIFWTGEIVDIRKYDVGGQDLYVRLNYAADLGSSILM; from the exons ATGAACACCTACCAACGTTCTTACACCTTCTCGTTCTTGCTAGTCTTCGTTGTCTTGATTCTATTTCATCCAGCCCTTTCGACCCATGTCAACACTTTGTCGTCTTCAGAGTCTCTCACAATCTCAAGCAAGAGAGTACTTATATCTCCCGGTGGAGTCTTCGAGCTTGGTTTCTTCAAACCCTCGGGACGCTCGCGTTGGTATCTCGGAATAAGGTATAGGAAAGTCTCTAAGACAACCTACGCATGGGTCGCCAACAGAGACAACCCTCTCTCCAATTCCATTGGAACCCTCAAAATCTCTAGCAACAATCTTGTCCTGCTAGGTCAGTCTAATAATACTGTTTGGTCGACAAATCTTACTAGCGGTAATTATGTGAGATCTCCAGTGGAGGCAGAGCTTCTTCCCAACGGTAATTTTGTAATGAGATACAAAGAGTCTTCAAGTGGATTCTTGTGGCAGAGTTTCGATTTTCCGACGGATACGTTACTTCCGGAGATGAAACTAGGTTACGATCTCAAAACAAGGCGCAACAGGTTCCTTACATCATGGAGAAGTTCAGATGATCCGTCAAGCGGAGACACCATGTACAAACTCAATATTCGAAGGGGATTGCCTGAGTTTATTCTTATGCACGGACGTTTGAAATCTCAAAGGAGCGGTCCTTGGAATGGAATCGGGTTTAGTGGCATACCGGAGGTGCAAGGATTAAATTACATGGTTCACAATTATACGGAGAACAGTGAGGAGATCGCTTACTCCTTCCATATGACCAACCAAAGCATCTACTCGAGATTGACAGTCAATGCCTCTACACTCAATCGATTCACGTGGATCCCGCCATCATGGGCATGGAGCACGTTATGGGCTACACCTACGGACAAGTGTGACATTGTTGAGATCTGTGGACCTTATGCTTACTGTTACCGAAGCCCGTATCCTACCTGTAACTGTATTAAAGGGTTCGTTCCCAAGAACCAGGGTAATTGGAAATTTGGAGACGGATCAGATGGGTGTGTGAGGAGCATGCGGCTGAACTGTAGTGGAGATGGTTTTTTGCGGCTCAACAATATGAAGTTGCCGGATACTGTGACAGCGACTGTGGATCGGAGGATTGATGTGGAAAAATGTGAGGAGAGGTGTCTTAGCGATTGTAACTGTACGTCGTTTGCGACTGCGGATGTTCGAGCTGGAGGAGTGGGTTGTATTTTTTGGACCGGAGAGATCGTTGATATCCGCAAGTACGACGTCGGTGGTCAAGATCTTTACGTCAGACTGAATTATGCTGCTGATCTCG GTTCAAGCATACTTATGTGA